From the Sphingobacteruim zhuxiongii genome, the window ATGTGTTGCTGTAATGGAAGGTAACGAACCGGTAGTTATTGCAAACAATGAAGGGAAACGTACTACGCCTTCGATTGTGGCATTTGTAGATGGTGGCGAACGTAAGGTTGGTGACCCTGCAAAGCGTCAAGCTATCACTAATCCTCACAAAACGGTATATTCCATTAAACGTTTTATGGGTACCTCATACGACGAGGCAAAAAATGAAATTTCACATGTACCATACAAAGTGGTAAAGGGCGACAACAATACACCTCGTGTAGAAATTGACGACCGTAAATATACTCCACAAGAGATTTCTGCTATGATTCTTCAAAAAATGAAGAAAACAGCAGAAGATTACTTAGGACAAGAAGTATCACGTGCAGTAATTACAGTTCCGGCATATTTTAACGATGCGCAACGTCAAGCAACAAAAGAAGCTGGTGAAATCGCTGGTTTAAAAGTAGAACGTATCATTAACGAACCTACCGCAGCAGCGCTTGCATATGGTCTTGACAAAGCAAACAAAGACATGAAAATTGCGGTGTTCGACTGTGGTGGTGGTACACATGACGTTTCAGTATTAGAATTAGGTGACGGTGTATTTGAAGTTAAATCTACTGACGGTGATACTCACTTAGGTGGTGATGACTTTGACAACGCAATCATCAACTGGTTAGCGGCGGAATTTGCTGATGAAAACAATGGCTTCGAATTGAAGAAAGATGCGATGGCATTGCAACGTTTGAAAGAAGCAGCTGAGAAAGCGAAAATTGAGTTATCAAGCACAACGTCAACAGAGATCAACTTACCATACATCACTGCTGATGCGACAGGTCCAAAACACTTAGTACGCAATTTATCACGTGCAAAATTTGAAAGCTTAGTAGCGCCTCTAATTGAACGTACAATCGAGCCTTGTCGTACAGCATTAAAGAACGCAGGTTTCAGTACTTCGGATATTGATGAAGTAATCTTAGTAGGTGGTTCTACTCGTATCCCTGCTATTCAAGATGCGGTTAAGAAGTTCTTCGGAAAAGAGCCTTCAAAAGGAGTTAACCCAGATGAGGTTGTTGCATTAGGTGCTGCAATCCAAGGAGGTGTCTTAACAGGAGAAGTGAAAGATGTATTATTATTAGACGTTACTCCACTTTCTTTAGGTATCGAAACTATGGGTGGTGTTATGACTAAATTAATTGAATCAAACACAACGATCCCTACACGTAAGTCTGAGACTTTCTCGACAGCGTCAGACAACCAACCTTCTGTAGAGATTCACGTATTGCAAGGTGAACGCCCAATGGCTGGACAAAACCGTACATTAGGACGTTTCCAATTGACAGATATTCCTGCTGCTCCACGTGGTATCCCTCAAATCGAAGTAGTATTCGACATCGATGCGAACGGTATCATTAAAGTATCGGCAATTGATAAAGCAACTGGAAAAGAACAAAATATCCGTATTGAAGCTTCATCAGGTCTATCTGACGAAGAAGTAAAACGCATGAAACAAGAAGCAGAAGCAAACGCTGAAGCAGACAAAAAAGTAAAAGAAGAAGTTGATAAGTTAAATGCTGCAGATGCATTAGTTTTTTCTACGGAGAAACAACTGAAAGAATACGGTGAAAAGATTTCAGCAGATAAGAAAGCGCCAATTGAAGCAGGTTTAGAGAAATTAAAAACTGCTCATGCTGCTAAAAACTTTGAGGAAATCGAAACAGCATCAACTGAGTTACAAAACGCTTGGAATGCTGCATCTGAAGAAATGTATGCTGCATCACAACAAGGCGCAGGACAAGAGCAAGCACAAGGTCAAGATAACGCAGGACAACAAGCCAATAATGGTGGAAAACAAGGCGGTGCAGACGATGTGCAAGATGTAGACTTCGAAGAAGTAAAATAAAAAAATAGTACAATACGAAAAGGTCCGATTCAGTTGAATCGGACCTTTTTGTATTATATAACGCCAATGTTCTGATAGTGTTTTACACGCATACTTCTAATGGCAATATGCATACTGGATTTGCTGATAAGCCGCATATATGTCCACCTAACAACTAATCAACCACCACTCAGCAGGCTCAGCTTGATCAAGCGAAAAATCTACTTCTGTTCATCTTTACGATAATGTCTTAATATACCTTTATCGAATACCGTCCATAGACCACTTGGCATATTTGCTTTTTTAAGACCTTTATTCGCCCAAGTATTGCAAGAGAAGAATAGGTTGTAAGCTCCCTTTGCTTCATAAAATGCATCATCCTGACCGTATTGAGCCTTCGTATCAATTAAAATTGATTTGCCTAGTTCATCTTTATCGATTGAATTAATAATATAGTCACTTAATGCCTTAAATTGGGCACTATCAATCATGACTTTATAACAATGATCATTTTCAATCATTACATTATAGTAGGTAACATGTAGAGCTGTTTCTCCAATCCCTAAACCAGCTACTAATGCCGTCTTTAAAGTCAAATCTTTCCATTCTGGCGTATGGAGATAAAATCCCTTATCGCCCCACCCGATAGAAACATATTGTTGAATTTGATTTTTGCCTCGTGTATTGGCTATCGGAAAG encodes:
- the dnaK gene encoding molecular chaperone DnaK; amino-acid sequence: MSKIIGIDLGTTNSCVAVMEGNEPVVIANNEGKRTTPSIVAFVDGGERKVGDPAKRQAITNPHKTVYSIKRFMGTSYDEAKNEISHVPYKVVKGDNNTPRVEIDDRKYTPQEISAMILQKMKKTAEDYLGQEVSRAVITVPAYFNDAQRQATKEAGEIAGLKVERIINEPTAAALAYGLDKANKDMKIAVFDCGGGTHDVSVLELGDGVFEVKSTDGDTHLGGDDFDNAIINWLAAEFADENNGFELKKDAMALQRLKEAAEKAKIELSSTTSTEINLPYITADATGPKHLVRNLSRAKFESLVAPLIERTIEPCRTALKNAGFSTSDIDEVILVGGSTRIPAIQDAVKKFFGKEPSKGVNPDEVVALGAAIQGGVLTGEVKDVLLLDVTPLSLGIETMGGVMTKLIESNTTIPTRKSETFSTASDNQPSVEIHVLQGERPMAGQNRTLGRFQLTDIPAAPRGIPQIEVVFDIDANGIIKVSAIDKATGKEQNIRIEASSGLSDEEVKRMKQEAEANAEADKKVKEEVDKLNAADALVFSTEKQLKEYGEKISADKKAPIEAGLEKLKTAHAAKNFEEIETASTELQNAWNAASEEMYAASQQGAGQEQAQGQDNAGQQANNGGKQGGADDVQDVDFEEVK
- a CDS encoding TIGR02117 family protein, whose amino-acid sequence is MKKIMLAIVYTILGLIGFAALYFAADALFSRIPSPRSQSVSLPKNIEVYVLSNGVHTDIVLPIKNEFKDWNTIFPIANTRGKNQIQQYVSIGWGDKGFYLHTPEWKDLTLKTALVAGLGIGETALHVTYYNVMIENDHCYKVMIDSAQFKALSDYIINSIDKDELGKSILIDTKAQYGQDDAFYEAKGAYNLFFSCNTWANKGLKKANMPSGLWTVFDKGILRHYRKDEQK